The following are encoded in a window of Hemiscyllium ocellatum isolate sHemOce1 chromosome 46, sHemOce1.pat.X.cur, whole genome shotgun sequence genomic DNA:
- the LOC132836235 gene encoding gastrula zinc finger protein XlCGF26.1-like — MPHLPQPESQRTLNMEGKNTFHSGEKRWKCGDCGERFRYLSVLEIHRRSHTGERPFTCTECGKGFTRSSILLKHQRVHTGERPFKCPVCGMCYKSSSNLMAHLRVHSDERPFQCPDCGKCYKGSGDLMRHQHIHTEERPFKCPNCGKCYKSPRALMNHQQVHTEERPFECLDCGKCFKTSSNLISHRRVHTDERPFKCADCGKCFKSSRDLMNHQRVHSDDKPFKCSDCGNCFKSSGELMSHQRVHTDEKPFKCLDCGKCYKSSGELTSHQRVHTEERWFTCSQCGTRFRRSFDLTEHRRIHTGEKPFTCSVCGKEFTRSCRLVAHQRVHTEERPFRCSHCGSGFRQSSHLTAHQRVHTGERPFACTECGKRFTRTCNLLRHQRVHK, encoded by the coding sequence ATGCCCCATTTGCCACAACCTGAATCGCAACGGACTTTGAACATGGAAGGAAAAAACACCTTTCACAGTGGAGAGAAACGATGGAAATGTGGAGATTGTGGAGAAAGGTTCCGCTACTTGTCAGTGCTGGAAATTCATCGCCgtagtcacactggggagagaccattcacctgcacagagtgtgggaaaggattcacgcGGTCATCCATCTTACtgaaacaccagcgagttcacactggggagagaccttTTAAATGCCCAGTTTGTGGAATGTGCTATAAAAGTTCCAGCAATTTAATGGCCCATTTACGTGTCCACAGTGATGAAAGACCTTTCCAATGCCCAGACTGTGGGAAGTGCTATAAAGGTTCTGGGGATCTGATGCGCCATCAACATATTCACACTGAGGAGAGGCCTTTTAAGTGCCCAAATTGTGGGAAGTGCTATAAAAGTCCCAGGGCACTAATGAACCATCAACAAGTTCACACAGAGGAGAGACCTTTTGAATGCTTAGACTGTGGGAAATGTTTTAAAACATCCAGCAATCTGATCTCCCATCGGCGTGTTCACACTGATGAGAGACCTTTCAAATGCGCCGACTGTGGGAAATGCTTTAAAAGTTCGAGAGATTTGATGAACCATCAACGTGTTCACTCTGATGATAAACCTTTTAAATGTTCAGACTGTGGAAATTGCTTTAAAAGTTCTGGGGAACTGATGTCCCATCAACGTGTTCACACTGATGAGAAACCTTTcaaatgtttggattgtgggaagtgcTACAAAAGTTCTGGAGAACTGACTTCGCATCAACGTGTTCATACTGAGGAGAGATGGTTCACATGTTCCCAGTGTGGGACTAGATTCAGACGATCGTTTGATCTCACGGAACACCGGcgaattcacactggggagaagccgttcacctgctccgtgTGTGGGAAGGAATTTACTCGGTCCTGTCGCCTTGTggcacaccagcgagttcacactgaggagagACCGTTCAGATGCTCTCACTGTGGATCTGGATTCAGGCAATCATCTCATCTCACTGCacaccagcgagtccacactggagaaaggccatttgcctgcacagagtgtgggaagagattcactCGGACTTGtaacctgctgagacaccagcgagttcacaagtGA
- the LOC132836234 gene encoding gastrula zinc finger protein XlCGF52.1-like has translation MEGKCTVHTGEKHTLCESVCEVSSEMSKGQCSHTGETLLICGDCGKGFFYPSHLETHENSHTGEKPFICFDCEKGFTLSSDLQIDQPVHTGERPFTCSDWGETFAHSSNLLTDQQLHSGDRPFMCSECGKGFVQLSSLQIHQRIHTGERPFTCSDCGKGFTWSSSLLMHQRVHTGERPFTCSDCGKGFTRSSILQIHQRIHTGERPFTCSNCEKSFTSSSSLQIHQRVHTGERPFICCDCGKGFSSSSNLQVHQRLHTGERPFTCSVCGKGFTQSSKLLEHQGVHTGERPFICSQCGKGFTSTSSLLKHQRIHTGERPFTCSQCGKGFICSTKLLEHQRIHTGARPFTCSECGKRFTSSSNLLEHQRIHTGEKPFTCTHCGKSFTKSSHLRRHERIHTGEKRSLSQLPC, from the coding sequence ATGGAAGGAAAATGCActgttcacactggagagaaacaCACATTATGTGAAAGCGTCTGTGAAGTTTCATCTGAAATGTCCAAAGGCCAgtgcagtcacactggggagacacTGTTAATATGTGgagattgtgggaaaggattTTTTTACCCATCCCATCTGGAAACTCACGAAaacagtcacactggggagaagccattcatctGTTTTGATTGTGAGAAGGGATTCACCCTGTCATCCGACCTGCAGATAgaccaaccagttcacaccggaGAGAGACCGTTCACCTGCTCCGACTGGGGGGAGACATTTGCACACTCATCCAACCTGCTGACAGACCAGCAACTTCATTCAGGGGACAGACCATTCATGTGTTCAGAGTGTGGAAAAGGATTTGTGCAGTTATCCAGCCTGCAGATACACCAGcgaattcacactggggagagaccattcacctgctccgattgtgggaaaggattcacttgGTCATCCAGCCTGTTGATGCACCAGCGGGTTcatactggggagaggccgttcacctgctccgaTTGTGGAAAGGGATTTACTCGATCGTCTATCCTGCAGATACACCAGcgaattcacactggggagagaccattcacctgctccaacTGTGAAAAGTCATTCACTTCATCATCCAGCCTGCAGATAcatcagcgagttcacactggggagagaccattcattTGCTGTGATTGTGGAAAAGGATTCTCTTCGTCATCCAACCTGCAGGTACACCAGCgacttcacactggggagagaccattcacttgCTCCGTGTGTGGGAAAGGGTTCACTCAGTCGTCGAAACTGTTGGAACATCAgggagttcacactggggagagacccttcatctgctcccagtgtgggaagggattcacttcAACATCCAGCTTGCTGAAACACCAGcgaattcacactggggagagaccattcacctgttcTCAATGTGGAAAAGGATTCATTTGCTCAACTAAACTACTGGAACACCAGCGGATTCACACTGGGGCGAGACCATTCACCTGTTCTGAATGTGGAAAAAGATTCACTTCATCGTCCAACTTGCTGGAACACCAGcgaattcacactggggagaaaccattcacctgCACCCATTGTGGGAAGTCATTTACCAAATCATCCCACCTGCGGAGACACGAGcgaattcacactggggagaaacggTCACTCAGTCAACTTCCTTGCTGA